Sequence from the Amaranthus tricolor cultivar Red isolate AtriRed21 chromosome 16, ASM2621246v1, whole genome shotgun sequence genome:
AAGGTGGCAGAGCGATACTTTTATGTATTTCAAAAGTTTATCTGCTTGGTCTCTACATCATTGCTGGATTTTTTTGGGTTGACTTACTCTACTGATGAAGGGCTTTTTTGGTGCAATAAATTTGTTAGACTGGGGGAAAAATGCTTGGTTCCCGTATTTAAATTACTGCTTTTTCAATCATTTGCTTAAGGTCTTATGGGAAAAGCTTATGAAATAGTATATCTGGTTTTTGAAGGTTTTACTTAAAAGGTTTTCTCTTGGTGGTGTTAGAAAGAGGTGGTTTGTTGGAATAAACTTGGTTTTTACTTGTTATGTCGTAACCTATTGCAATCCAATCTCAACTTTTATCAGGTTCTTGCTTCTGAGGATGATCAGGACGCTCTGACAACAGACCCTGATGATCTGATTGACTCTGAAGACAGTGAAGTAATCAGTGGTGATGAAGAAGATATATTTAGAAACCTTTTATCTAGAGCGGGGTTTCATCTTACATATGGGGACAATCCTTCACAGCCGCAAGTCACTTTAAGAGAGAAGCTTTTGATGGATGCTGGTGCTATTGCTGGTTTCTTAACTGGGCTTCGCGTTTATCTTGATGATCCTGAAAAAGTGAAGCGCTTACTCCTTCCTACAAAGCTTTCTGGTTCCAATGATGGAAAGAAGGCCTCCAAGAATGAGGAAGCTTCCCCtagtttaatgaatttgttaatGGGCGTAAAAGTATTGCAGCAGGCAATTATTGATTTACTCTTGGATATAATGGTTGAATGTTGCCGGCCTTTAGAAGAAAGTCCTGGTGATGATGTGTGCAATGCAGACTCAAAGGATTCTCCAGACAGTGGTGAAGTTACTTCCTCTATACAGCAGGGAAGGGAGAACAGAGCAGCCGAGCAAATGGAACACCCTTTGTTTGAGAGATTGGATTCATCAGTCAGTGGATGTGCCAGTGCTGCAGCTGTTCAAAGCACAAGGACAAACGCAGGTATGGGGGCTACGAACACTGATGTGGTTGAAAAGGTTGTTCCCGGACAGCCTACGCACCCTCCTGAAACTTCTGCTAGAGGACCACCTGAAACTGCTTTCCGCTCGAAGGTAAATTGTCTTCTCATAAAAAAAATCTGTTTAACTTAGTGTTGGAAAAGTAGATTTTTGATTTCTTATTTCATCTCAAGTCCAAGTGGCCCGAGCAATCAGAGGAGCTGTTAGGACTAATTGTAAATTCTCTGAGAGCTCTGGATGGAGCTGTGCCTCAAGGCTGTCCCGAGCCAAGGCGAAGACCTCAATCTGCCCAAAAGATTGCTCTTGTTTTGGATAAAGCACCAAAGCATTTGCAACCAGAACTTGTTGCTTTAGTTCCAAAATTGGTTGAGCATTCCGAGCATCCTCTTGCGGCGTCTGCGCTTCTTGAAAGGCTTCAGAAGCCCGATGCGGAACCTGCATTGAGGCTAACTGTAAGATAATCTTTTTGAGTGCTTCTCTTTCTTTTGTGGTCAAAATACTTTAAACTTTGTTGAAGTTCTCTGTTTTCAAGAAAGATTGTCCACCTCACAATTTGTGACTCTAGTGTGAGTCACATATTGTGAAGTGGACATCTATTTAAAGCAAAGGGAGTACATCTTTTTGAATATGGCTTTATTACTAGGTGTTTGGTGCTTTAAGTCAATTGGAGTGCGGTAGCGAGGTCTGGGAACATATTTTATTTCAGTCTGTTGCACTTCTTGAAGATTCAAATGACGAACCTCTGGCAGCaacaataaattttatattgaaGGCTGCAACGCATTGCCATCGTCTTCCAGAAGCTGTGAGCAATTTGTTTCCACACCCTTTTGTACTTACTCTATAGTTGTGCACATGCTTCTGTTTCATGTATAAATGCTTTCTATTCCAATTTTGTAGGTTAGGTCTCTCCGTGTAAGGCTAAAACAGTTGGGACCAGATGTTTCTCCTTGTGTTCTTGACTTTCTAACTAGGACTGTACATAGTTGGGCAGATGTTTCGGAAGCTATACTTAGAGatattgattctgatgatgatTGTGGTGCAAATTATTCATCGTTGCCTAATGGGGTATTCTTTTTTGGTGAAAATGGCCCCCCTTCTGAAATCTTAAATGTGATGAATGAGCGTTCGTTCTGTGGTAGTCACCATTTTTCTGATATCTACCTACTGATTGAAATGTTATCCATACCTTGCCTTGCGGTTGATGCGTCAAAGATCTTTGAGAGAGCTGTAGCTCGTGGGGCCATAATGGCTCCATCTGTAGCAATGGTTTTAGAGAGACGACATTCTCAGAGAGCTGGCTATAATGCTAGATACATTGCAGAACAGACTACGGATATCACAGTAGAGAGACAGATCAATGATCTACTTAGAGCCACCCAAGATGACTTTGAGACACTCCTTGGCCTTGCAGAGATGTTGGCGCTTTCCAGCGATCCACGTGTAAAAGGCTTTGTCAAGTTGCtttatactattttgttcaAATGGTATGTTGATGATTCATATCGTGGGCGGATCCTGAAGAGATTGGTTGATCATGTAACCTGTGGTACAGATGCCACTCAagattttgatttatatatgGAAGTTCTGATACTTCTTGTTTGTGAGGAGCAAGAAATCATTAGACCGGTATTGAGTATGATGCGGGAGGTTGCTGAACTTGCAAACGTAGATCGTGCAGCACTTTGGCATCAACTGTGTTCTAGTGAAGATGAAATTGTCAGACTTCGTGAAGAATGGAAAGCTGATAAGTCTAATTTGGTTGAAGAGAAGGCTCTTATATCACAGAAGCTGAATGATTACGAGTCTGCAAATAGTCGTCTTAAGGTATTTCTTGTGCATTTGTCAACATCTTTTGAGCAAGGATTATCTATCTTTTGATAATTGACCTTTGAAAAAATTCCAGTCTGAAATGAAGGCTGAGGTGGACCGTTTTGCTCGTGAAAAGAAGGAACTTTCAGAACAATTACAGGATACTGAAAGTCAACTCGATTGGCTTCGAGCTGAGCGAGATGAGGAAATCACAAAGCTAACAAGCGAGAAAAGGGCACTGCAGGATCGTCTTTATGATGCTGAGGTCCAACTAGCTCAATTAAAGTCCAGGAAACGCGATGAGATGAAGGTGCAGTATTATGTCTTTTTGTTATGCTGAAattcagtgtaacataattcgctagttaattCGATTTTTGAATtcacgattcgctcaaaatgattgtaaaatagcccaaacctgaccataattctttttttatttgcgattcgcaaggagattacTGAATCATATGATAGTATGTTTTATGAACAAGCGTTGTGGTGACAAAGctctaaaattatatttataatagtgGTTGTCTTAGGTTGCTGATAATGCATTAATTAGTGTGGAATTTCTATTTTATTCTCTTATATTGGACGGATGTGCTCTGTTTTGATCATGGTGTTAAGAATGCCAAAAAAAGTTTCGGTGATGCTTGCATGTTAGTGTGATATTGACTAGGTAACTAGTTTAAATACTTTGGTTGTGTAGCAGATGCTGCTGTGAAATTTTACTCGAGATCCTGAACTAGATGGGAgtgtatttttttgtctttgcaTGTTGATAAGCCGACCCAATATTGCTGGGATTCggactttgacattgttgtgcACGCTAATATTGCCAAAGTGTTTAACGTGCATTGAAATCTGAACCCATGGACTGATGTGATCTATTTCTTCCATAGATTGATGTGATTTATATCTTCGATCGTACAAAATCTTTGATCTATTTCTGACTTGCGATTTGTGACATATTTGCAGAAAATAATGAAGGAGAAAAATACTCTTGCGGAACGTTTGAAAAACGCTGAAGCTGCAAGGAAAAAATTTGATGAAGAGTTGAAAAGATATGCTACGGAAAGTGTTACCAAAAAGGAGATTAGGCAGTCCCTTGAAGATGAAGTGCGAAGGCTAACACAAACAGTTGGGCAAACTGAAGGGGAGAAGCGAGAGAAGGAAGAGCAAGTTGCTCGTTGTGAAGCTTATATTAATGAAATGGAGTTGAAATTGCGGGATTGCGAGGTATATGACTCAACTTTAGATGATTTAGAGCAACTTCAAATTTCTTCATGCTTATGATGGATGATTTTGTGACAATGACAATATTGCCTCATGTTCAAGCTTTtagatttaatttaaataaaagattaagAGTTCGTCatatatgagactgtctcaccatCACCATGAGGCGGACCTATAAAATTAGCcaattatcactttaaaattgtaaatgatcactttaatacaCTAAATATGCATGGGCCAGCCCAATAgagaccatctcatttaagaatttgttaaAGAATAAAGATATACATAGAATTTAAAAGAGCAAATCAAGTGCTTAAAGCCCTTTAAAGTTCCGGTCGAGCTCCGTTAATGTTACATGTCATTGCCCTTAAAAAGCAACACCTAGTGTTTACAATGTAATCGGGAAAACACGTCCTTGGTTTATGGAGTATATGCAGAAAGCCTTTGAAAAGTTAGGTCTCAAAAGCCGGTTGCCATTtgatttcatttctttcatttaaTCTTACTAGTTTCTCGTTTTCATGCAGCATTACATCCATACCGTCGAGGCTTCTCTTCAGGAAGAAATGTCACGACATGCTCCTCTATATGGCGTTGGCTTGGAAGCTCTTTCAATGAAGGAGCTCGAGACATTGGCTGGCATCCATGAAGCCGGTTTAAGGCAAATCCGCACCCTCCAACAACAGTGCAAGGCTTCTTCAGCAGGTAGTCCTCGAATTAGCCCACATGCCCTTCCACATACGCATGCGTTATTCTCAAATGCAATGCAACATGCCGCACCACCTCTACCATCAACGTCTGTTAATTTGCCGCTTGACCTTGTCACAAGCGGTGCCGGGGTTCATAGCAACGGTCATCATATGAACGGTGCAATGGGTCCCTGGATTTTCAAGCATACTTGAAATAGCCAAGAAATCGTCGGTCCAAATTTTCTCGATGGCCCTCTTCCTCGACTTTTGCAAAGGTGAATGTAGGTAAAAACGAggtttgttcattttttttcgGGGTTGATACTCATTATGCCTCATCCTTGGCATTTGATCTCTAGCA
This genomic interval carries:
- the LOC130802769 gene encoding uncharacterized protein LOC130802769, with product MKQQLQNLSSSSSSSSSSSSSSLEAAGLSLMAPTTIDPPSAMSSTEDLSAPSTASGGQESIIVERRGDFSVICKWTVANLSKIKARALWSKYFEVGGFDCRLLIYPKGDSQALPGYISIYLQIVDPTKSPSNSSRWECFTSYRLSLVNVVDDSKSIHRDSWHRFSSKKKSHGWCDFTPCNSILDSKTGFLFCGDSILILADILILNETVNFTRDSNNNGNNGSNSELQCGGVGGGGGVVSGAGNVGSLSSSDVLSGKFTWKVHNFSLFKEMIKTQKIMSPVFPAGECNLRISVYQSSVNGVEYLSMCLESKDTEKNSGGNMTMSERSCWCLFRMSVLNQKPGLNHLQRDSYGRFAADNKSGDNTSLGWNDYMKMSDFVGLDAGFLVDDTAVFSTSFHVIKEFSSFSKSGIALGARAGSGGSRKSDAHSGKFTWRIDNFTRLKDLLKKRKITGLCIKSRRFQIGNRDCRLIVYPRGQSQPPCHLSVFLEVTDSRNTSSDWSCFVSHRLSVVNQKMEEKSVTKESQNRYSKAAKDWGWREFVTLTSLFDQDSGFLVQDSVIFSAEVLILKETSIMEDFSDNSFEIDCSRKKSSFTWKVENFLSFKEIMETRKIFSKFFQAGGCELRIGVYESFDTICIYLESDQSVGSDPDKNFWVRYRMAVVNQKNPAKTVWKESSICTKTWNNSVLQFMKVSEMLEPDAGFLLRDTVAFVCEILDCCPWFEFSDLEVLASEDDQDALTTDPDDLIDSEDSEVISGDEEDIFRNLLSRAGFHLTYGDNPSQPQVTLREKLLMDAGAIAGFLTGLRVYLDDPEKVKRLLLPTKLSGSNDGKKASKNEEASPSLMNLLMGVKVLQQAIIDLLLDIMVECCRPLEESPGDDVCNADSKDSPDSGEVTSSIQQGRENRAAEQMEHPLFERLDSSVSGCASAAAVQSTRTNAGMGATNTDVVEKVVPGQPTHPPETSARGPPETAFRSKSKWPEQSEELLGLIVNSLRALDGAVPQGCPEPRRRPQSAQKIALVLDKAPKHLQPELVALVPKLVEHSEHPLAASALLERLQKPDAEPALRLTVFGALSQLECGSEVWEHILFQSVALLEDSNDEPLAATINFILKAATHCHRLPEAVRSLRVRLKQLGPDVSPCVLDFLTRTVHSWADVSEAILRDIDSDDDCGANYSSLPNGVFFFGENGPPSEILNVMNERSFCGSHHFSDIYLLIEMLSIPCLAVDASKIFERAVARGAIMAPSVAMVLERRHSQRAGYNARYIAEQTTDITVERQINDLLRATQDDFETLLGLAEMLALSSDPRVKGFVKLLYTILFKWYVDDSYRGRILKRLVDHVTCGTDATQDFDLYMEVLILLVCEEQEIIRPVLSMMREVAELANVDRAALWHQLCSSEDEIVRLREEWKADKSNLVEEKALISQKLNDYESANSRLKSEMKAEVDRFAREKKELSEQLQDTESQLDWLRAERDEEITKLTSEKRALQDRLYDAEVQLAQLKSRKRDEMKKIMKEKNTLAERLKNAEAARKKFDEELKRYATESVTKKEIRQSLEDEVRRLTQTVGQTEGEKREKEEQVARCEAYINEMELKLRDCEHYIHTVEASLQEEMSRHAPLYGVGLEALSMKELETLAGIHEAGLRQIRTLQQQCKASSAGSPRISPHALPHTHALFSNAMQHAAPPLPSTSVNLPLDLVTSGAGVHSNGHHMNGAMGPWIFKHT